One Brevibacillus choshinensis genomic window carries:
- a CDS encoding LysR family transcriptional regulator, with amino-acid sequence MRQLQSFKTVVDMNSFTKAAQALQYSQATITSHIQQLEDEVGMPLFDRLGKKIQLTSVGHEMYPYVVELLTSYSKIKHLSSDDQTLKGELRIGASETITVYRLASVLSQFKRMYPEVTVSLINDNCLPLRERLHAGELDIAITLEPKVHDPQLSVEICSDEPLVFVEGFTHSAKTLKEANGECIIFSEKNCSLRRFFESLLIEQGISTSNHLEFTSMEAMKQCVANGLGISLMPYISVKALLQEQKMKVIEFPDKDLRFYAQISYHKNKWLSKAHKKFIEMVLAH; translated from the coding sequence ATCCGTCAGTTACAATCTTTTAAAACCGTTGTCGACATGAATAGCTTCACGAAGGCCGCACAGGCTCTTCAGTATTCGCAGGCAACGATTACCTCTCACATTCAGCAGCTCGAAGATGAGGTCGGCATGCCCTTGTTTGACCGATTGGGCAAGAAAATTCAATTGACTTCCGTCGGGCATGAGATGTATCCGTATGTGGTTGAGCTTTTGACCTCTTACTCGAAGATCAAGCATCTGTCTTCCGATGACCAGACACTCAAGGGTGAGCTGCGGATTGGGGCTTCGGAGACGATCACCGTTTACCGGCTTGCCTCTGTACTCTCCCAATTCAAACGAATGTATCCGGAAGTTACGGTTTCCCTCATCAACGACAATTGCCTTCCTCTACGTGAAAGACTACACGCTGGAGAGTTAGATATTGCCATTACTTTGGAGCCAAAAGTGCATGATCCGCAATTATCGGTGGAGATCTGTTCGGATGAGCCACTGGTTTTTGTGGAGGGCTTCACTCATTCTGCGAAAACCCTGAAGGAAGCAAACGGTGAGTGCATCATTTTCAGCGAGAAAAATTGTTCGTTACGCCGCTTTTTTGAATCGCTGTTGATCGAACAAGGAATCAGTACGAGTAATCATCTGGAGTTTACCAGTATGGAGGCCATGAAGCAGTGCGTGGCAAATGGTTTGGGGATTAGTCTCATGCCCTACATCAGTGTGAAGGCACTCTTGCAGGAGCAAAAAATGAAGGTCATCGAGTTTCCAGACAAAGATCTCAGGTTCTATGCGCAAATCTCCTACCACAAAAACAAATGGTTATCGAAAGCGCACAAGAAGTTTATTGAAATGGTCTTGGCGCACTAA
- a CDS encoding nuclear transport factor 2 family protein, whose product MKPEQVLLQYFQNLKDMDKALNYVHRDAKFIAAYDKETDRHHFYGTYEGIEGVRAMLSKFQNDLDTQEFEIHKILGDEITAFAWGRFQHRIRSTDNIFESYWAVVCEVEDGKIKYFRGFEDTGALEASFRKK is encoded by the coding sequence ATGAAACCAGAGCAAGTGCTGCTACAATATTTTCAAAATTTGAAGGATATGGACAAAGCACTCAACTACGTGCATAGAGATGCAAAGTTTATCGCGGCATACGATAAGGAAACGGACAGACATCACTTTTACGGTACGTATGAGGGGATAGAAGGCGTAAGGGCGATGTTGTCTAAGTTCCAGAATGATCTCGATACCCAAGAATTCGAAATTCATAAGATACTGGGGGATGAAATCACGGCTTTTGCCTGGGGGAGATTTCAGCATCGGATACGGTCGACGGATAACATCTTTGAAAGTTATTGGGCAGTGGTGTGTGAAGTGGAAGACGGGAAGATTAAGTATTTTCGAGGCTTTGAAGATACAGGTGCATTGGAGGCATCTTTTAGAAAAAAATAA
- a CDS encoding TetR/AcrR family transcriptional regulator, translated as MERKLENMSENESPPFRAERRDAAENRQRILNAAIRLFEQYGVEQVSMNQIAAEAQLGSGTLYRRYRNKSELCLDLIKDHVDLLFEDMEAYLEQNLADSPDLRLRGVLRLFLAFREKKLQLLTGVEESASLNRPKPRTHGPIYHELHKLLVGLYEEMAASGVERTPPDSVFRADMLLTALSSDSYIFQRDVRGYSPEAMLEQLYRTFVIAKEK; from the coding sequence ATGGAAAGGAAGCTGGAAAACATGAGCGAGAACGAGTCCCCACCCTTTCGAGCGGAGCGCCGAGATGCAGCAGAAAATCGACAACGAATCCTGAACGCAGCTATCCGGTTGTTCGAGCAGTATGGCGTCGAGCAGGTCAGCATGAATCAGATTGCCGCAGAAGCGCAACTCGGTTCGGGTACGCTCTATCGCCGCTATCGCAATAAGAGCGAGCTGTGTCTGGATCTGATCAAGGATCATGTCGATCTCCTGTTTGAGGACATGGAGGCTTATTTAGAACAGAACCTGGCTGATTCCCCAGATCTGCGGTTGCGAGGCGTGCTGCGTTTATTCCTAGCTTTTCGGGAAAAAAAGTTGCAGCTTCTGACGGGAGTCGAGGAGTCCGCATCGTTGAATCGACCGAAGCCCCGCACGCACGGCCCAATTTACCACGAATTGCACAAGCTGCTTGTTGGACTGTACGAGGAGATGGCCGCAAGCGGAGTCGAGCGAACACCCCCGGACAGTGTCTTCCGAGCCGATATGCTGCTAACCGCCCTGAGTAGCGACTCCTATATCTTCCAACGTGACGTCCGCGGTTATTCGCCCGAAGCGATGCTGGAGCAACTCTACAGGACTTTCGTGATAGCGAAGGAGAAATGA
- a CDS encoding cysteine hydrolase family protein: MRSESRNTALLVMDLQNGIVSRFTDKQEVLLPLKQAIEAARSHDIPVLYVRVAFREGYQEVSPNNKAFSAVAKFGGMTESDEATQIHSIVQPQPGELIVTKRRVSAFAGSDLEVILRASGIDTLVLTGIATSGVVLSTLREAADKDFALKVLSDACLDADPEVHRVLMEKVFPRQADVMTAGAWIESLNRHQP; encoded by the coding sequence ATGAGAAGTGAGTCTCGAAACACGGCTCTCCTGGTAATGGACCTGCAGAACGGGATCGTATCGCGGTTCACTGACAAGCAAGAGGTGCTGCTTCCATTGAAGCAGGCGATCGAAGCAGCGCGCAGCCACGACATCCCGGTGCTATATGTCCGCGTCGCCTTTCGTGAAGGCTATCAAGAAGTTAGCCCGAACAACAAGGCTTTTTCGGCGGTTGCCAAGTTTGGAGGCATGACGGAATCGGACGAGGCGACGCAAATTCACAGCATAGTGCAGCCGCAGCCGGGTGAGTTGATCGTGACGAAGCGCCGCGTGAGCGCCTTCGCCGGCAGTGACTTGGAAGTCATTCTCCGCGCTAGCGGGATCGACACTCTGGTACTCACCGGCATCGCCACGAGTGGCGTCGTCTTGTCGACGCTGCGGGAAGCGGCGGATAAGGACTTCGCGCTCAAGGTGCTTTCGGATGCATGTCTCGATGCCGATCCCGAGGTTCATCGCGTGCTCATGGAGAAAGTGTTTCCCCGTCAGGCCGACGTGATGACGGCTGGCGCCTGGATCGAAAGTTTGAACCGGCATCAGCCATGA
- a CDS encoding YkvI family membrane protein, whose translation MKLWGKSIQVAATYIGTVVGAGFASGQEILAFFTSYGHAGTIGILAATALFVWLGYKMMLLAHQMRTPSYESFNQQLFGPLIGRTMNVLVFLTLFGVTTVMLAGAGSVLEEQFHIPYLAGTIATLFLALLILRQGLERLLVVNAIVVPSMLLFAILILLEGNADSPLPLTAPSNYVFLWKTVLYVSFNLAMAQSVLIPIGYVIREPVILFRAAVIGGVVLGFMLLVVHTSMLANWDDVRFMDIPILFVTDRWNEWLQLFFVFVLYSEIFTTLISNVFGIGQQLREIFDVPETRLYLLLFLAAFSLCLIGYSQLLMFLYPLFGYLGLTTLCRIAFPRHHLGRQRF comes from the coding sequence ATGAAGTTGTGGGGAAAAAGTATCCAGGTCGCTGCCACTTACATCGGAACAGTGGTTGGTGCCGGTTTCGCCAGCGGTCAGGAAATTCTCGCCTTTTTTACATCGTATGGCCATGCGGGCACCATCGGGATCTTGGCTGCCACAGCCTTGTTCGTATGGCTCGGCTACAAAATGATGCTGCTCGCACACCAAATGCGTACCCCCTCCTACGAATCGTTTAATCAACAGCTGTTCGGCCCGCTCATCGGGCGTACGATGAATGTGCTCGTCTTCCTGACCTTGTTTGGCGTAACCACTGTCATGCTGGCTGGCGCCGGATCGGTATTGGAGGAGCAGTTTCACATTCCATATCTCGCTGGCACCATTGCCACGCTTTTCCTCGCCCTGCTGATATTGCGACAAGGGCTCGAGCGATTGCTCGTGGTCAATGCCATCGTGGTGCCATCCATGCTCTTGTTTGCGATCCTCATCCTACTCGAAGGAAATGCGGATTCTCCCCTTCCCCTGACTGCACCGAGCAATTATGTTTTTCTTTGGAAAACGGTCCTCTACGTCTCCTTTAATCTGGCGATGGCTCAATCTGTCCTCATCCCGATCGGCTATGTGATCCGCGAGCCGGTCATCCTGTTTCGAGCTGCCGTCATCGGGGGAGTCGTCCTCGGCTTCATGCTGCTGGTCGTCCATACGTCGATGCTGGCAAATTGGGACGATGTGCGCTTCATGGATATCCCGATCCTGTTTGTCACAGATCGCTGGAACGAATGGCTGCAGCTGTTTTTCGTGTTTGTCCTTTATTCCGAGATCTTCACGACGCTCATTTCCAACGTGTTTGGCATTGGCCAGCAGCTTCGCGAGATCTTTGATGTTCCCGAGACCCGTCTTTATCTGCTCTTGTTCCTGGCGGCCTTTTCCCTCTGCCTGATCGGTTATTCCCAGCTTTTGATGTTCCTCTACCCCCTATTTGGCTACCTCGGCCTCACGACGCTTTGCCGGATCGCCTTTCCTCGGCATCACCTCGGCAGGCAGCGGTTCTAA
- a CDS encoding branched-chain amino acid ABC transporter substrate-binding protein, protein MKKNARLLLASLLVGSLVAGCSSGSSAPAGNGAQNGSSGGNVIKIATQSPLSGAQSLEGDGIKLGAQLAVQDRAEDFKKLGFDVQLFPQDDQADPKIGVSNAEMLISDQDVFAVIGHYNTGVAIPSSVKYEEGKLAMVSPANTGVDLTEAGKKSVNRLVARNDQIAPAAAKYAKDKMGATNVFLVHDKTAYGQGLTDEVRKAFKELGVTELGYEGVTAGEKDYTSIVNQLIGLKPELVFFGGMYAEMGIIAKQAREKGFTGKFMGGEGLESTDMYKIAGPAAEGIVYATVVSDIRSEEEGKKWVEKFKTAFNKEPGAFSPFAYDATLVALNGVEKAIKDNGGKKPTREQVENAIRATTDFNGLFTKVTFDEKGDNKHSQVYIYQYGKEKAEFIGKAGE, encoded by the coding sequence ATGAAGAAAAATGCTCGACTGTTACTCGCTTCCCTTTTGGTTGGATCACTTGTTGCAGGCTGTTCGAGCGGTAGCTCAGCGCCAGCAGGAAACGGTGCTCAAAATGGAAGCAGCGGTGGTAACGTGATCAAGATTGCCACGCAAAGCCCGTTGTCTGGTGCGCAATCGCTGGAAGGAGACGGCATCAAGCTGGGGGCACAGCTGGCTGTGCAAGATCGTGCAGAGGATTTTAAAAAACTGGGCTTTGATGTGCAGCTGTTTCCACAGGACGACCAAGCGGATCCTAAAATCGGCGTTTCCAATGCAGAGATGCTGATTTCGGACCAGGATGTTTTCGCAGTAATCGGTCATTACAACACCGGCGTCGCCATACCTTCCTCTGTGAAGTACGAAGAAGGAAAGCTGGCCATGGTTTCTCCCGCCAATACCGGCGTAGACCTCACGGAAGCAGGCAAAAAGAGCGTAAACCGTCTGGTGGCGCGAAATGACCAGATCGCTCCAGCCGCAGCCAAATACGCAAAAGACAAAATGGGTGCAACCAATGTCTTTCTGGTTCATGACAAGACCGCTTATGGACAAGGCTTGACCGATGAAGTGCGCAAGGCATTCAAAGAACTTGGCGTGACAGAGCTCGGTTATGAAGGCGTGACGGCAGGAGAGAAAGATTATACCTCGATCGTGAACCAGCTGATCGGGCTGAAACCGGAACTGGTATTCTTCGGCGGGATGTACGCTGAGATGGGGATCATCGCCAAGCAAGCGCGTGAAAAAGGGTTCACCGGTAAGTTCATGGGTGGAGAAGGTCTGGAGTCTACCGATATGTATAAAATCGCGGGCCCTGCTGCAGAAGGGATCGTCTACGCAACAGTCGTGAGTGACATTCGTTCTGAAGAAGAAGGAAAGAAATGGGTAGAAAAGTTTAAGACAGCATTCAATAAAGAGCCGGGTGCTTTCTCTCCTTTTGCTTATGATGCAACGCTGGTCGCTTTGAATGGCGTGGAAAAAGCGATTAAAGACAATGGCGGCAAAAAACCTACTCGTGAACAAGTCGAGAACGCGATCCGCGCCACAACGGATTTCAATGGGCTGTTCACAAAGGTTACCTTTGATGAGAAAGGTGACAACAAGCATTCTCAAGTTTACATTTACCAATATGGAAAAGAGAAAGCTGAATTCATCGGCAAAGCAGGGGAATAA
- a CDS encoding VOC family protein — protein sequence MPVNPYLVFDGNCREVVEYYADVFGTEIPGIMSFGDAPPNPDYPLPEEAKQLVMHTNITVCGTNIMFSDSFPGTPFQAGNNFSLAIVHDNTDEMKAYFEKLKAGGTVRMELQETFWSKLYGSVVDKYGIEWQFNYASCELDQ from the coding sequence ATGCCTGTTAATCCTTATCTGGTCTTTGATGGAAACTGTCGGGAAGTTGTAGAATATTACGCGGACGTCTTTGGGACGGAAATACCAGGAATCATGTCCTTTGGCGATGCGCCTCCGAATCCGGATTATCCGCTCCCCGAGGAAGCAAAGCAACTGGTTATGCATACGAACATCACCGTCTGCGGAACCAACATCATGTTCTCCGATTCTTTCCCAGGCACCCCCTTTCAAGCAGGCAACAACTTCAGCCTCGCAATCGTCCATGACAACACAGATGAAATGAAAGCTTACTTCGAAAAATTAAAAGCAGGCGGTACAGTACGAATGGAACTGCAAGAGACCTTCTGGAGCAAATTGTACGGCAGCGTGGTCGATAAGTATGGCATCGAGTGGCAATTTAATTACGCGAGCTGTGAACTCGATCAATAA
- a CDS encoding MFS transporter has translation MKQALNSNIVLLFSSYYLKTIAYGIAYFASIALVMDISNNPVHVGMITMLETLPFMLFSAFAGVLADRCNRKALIIGSYLFLAVAISAASLAQTLWALYLLAFATGTAYSFSFPAKRALQPSLVEEKLYLELNSLDAMLKSIFQIIRPAFAGLVVAFFGVHQAFLLAGVLCIIAVVLMLPIHAPGPEKKPEPLEKQSRRKVGLHDFFEGVRLIRQEASLTYLIFVQLLVTFVMSMQAALTFLHVEAHFQGYGDTETIVGLLFSVTGIGGLLGAVFMRKMLGHIRMIPLFLLSLALDGFLVIIFAVSKDLIAVVAIWIFLGVIGTVNGIVTETVVQSTVDPAMRGRVYGILSTCSEPVSLLSTGVGTSLAALVGSKMVFLFAGASEVVVALFGRFLPSYHRLNQRMNQSDETQSK, from the coding sequence ATGAAACAAGCGTTAAACTCGAATATTGTATTGCTTTTCTCTAGTTATTATCTGAAAACCATCGCCTATGGCATCGCTTATTTCGCGAGCATCGCCTTGGTGATGGATATAAGCAACAATCCGGTGCATGTCGGGATGATAACGATGCTGGAGACATTGCCCTTTATGCTTTTTAGCGCTTTTGCCGGTGTGCTGGCGGATAGATGCAACCGGAAAGCGCTTATCATCGGCTCCTATCTGTTTCTCGCCGTCGCCATTTCCGCTGCTTCTTTGGCACAGACTTTGTGGGCGCTTTATCTTCTCGCCTTCGCGACAGGAACCGCCTATTCCTTTTCATTTCCGGCAAAAAGGGCGTTGCAGCCGTCTCTTGTGGAAGAAAAGCTCTATCTGGAGCTGAACAGCCTGGATGCCATGCTCAAAAGTATCTTTCAAATCATTCGTCCTGCTTTTGCCGGGCTAGTGGTCGCTTTTTTCGGTGTCCATCAGGCATTTTTGCTGGCGGGTGTTCTTTGTATAATAGCGGTGGTGCTCATGCTGCCGATCCATGCTCCAGGGCCTGAAAAAAAGCCGGAGCCGCTCGAAAAACAGTCCCGCAGAAAAGTCGGCCTTCACGATTTTTTCGAAGGAGTGCGTTTGATCAGGCAGGAAGCGTCCCTCACGTATTTGATCTTTGTTCAACTGCTGGTGACATTCGTCATGTCCATGCAGGCAGCGCTTACTTTCTTGCATGTGGAGGCGCATTTTCAAGGATATGGTGACACAGAGACGATCGTGGGCTTATTATTTTCAGTGACGGGAATTGGTGGTTTACTCGGAGCCGTGTTTATGCGAAAAATGCTTGGGCACATCCGGATGATCCCTTTATTCCTGCTAAGCTTGGCTCTCGATGGTTTTCTCGTCATCATTTTCGCCGTCAGTAAGGACCTTATTGCCGTTGTTGCTATTTGGATTTTCTTGGGTGTAATAGGAACAGTCAACGGCATTGTTACAGAAACGGTTGTGCAAAGCACGGTGGATCCGGCTATGCGTGGGCGCGTGTATGGTATTTTAAGTACATGCAGCGAACCTGTCAGCTTGCTCTCGACGGGAGTGGGTACAAGTTTGGCTGCCCTGGTCGGCTCGAAAATGGTCTTTCTTTTCGCAGGTGCGTCCGAAGTGGTGGTAGCGTTATTCGGCAGATTTCTGCCTTCGTATCATCGGTTAAACCAAAGGATGAACCAGTCTGATGAAACGCAATCAAAGTGA
- a CDS encoding DJ-1/PfpI family protein, producing MKKVCLLLPNGFEAVEASVFTDVIGWNKDEGDGTTELVTVGTRRELTCTWNFTVIPEKILSEVTVEEFDALALPGGFETAGFYEDAFRPDVLQFIREFDRQGKIIASICVGALPIGKCGALTGRNATTYHLNERKRQIQLAGMGANVLPDQPIVIDRNIITSYNPATAFDVAFTLLEALTTKENTDQVKRLMGFQPAIQKGVEGLV from the coding sequence ATGAAAAAAGTATGTTTGCTCTTACCGAATGGATTTGAAGCAGTGGAAGCAAGCGTGTTTACAGATGTGATCGGCTGGAACAAAGATGAGGGCGATGGCACGACCGAATTGGTGACTGTCGGCACGCGGAGAGAACTCACGTGCACGTGGAATTTTACGGTCATTCCGGAAAAGATCCTGTCAGAAGTGACGGTGGAAGAATTCGATGCGCTAGCCTTACCGGGAGGATTTGAAACAGCTGGATTTTACGAGGATGCCTTTCGACCAGACGTTTTGCAGTTCATTCGTGAGTTTGACAGGCAGGGGAAAATCATCGCATCCATTTGCGTCGGCGCATTACCCATTGGCAAATGCGGTGCTCTGACGGGTAGAAATGCGACCACGTACCACCTGAATGAACGCAAGAGACAAATTCAGCTCGCAGGAATGGGAGCCAACGTGTTGCCGGACCAACCTATTGTGATCGACCGCAATATTATCACGTCTTACAATCCTGCTACCGCATTTGATGTGGCGTTTACGCTGCTAGAGGCACTGACTACCAAAGAGAACACAGATCAGGTTAAAAGGCTGATGGGTTTCCAACCTGCCATTCAAAAAGGCGTGGAGGGACTTGTATGA
- a CDS encoding cysteine hydrolase family protein, translated as MKIAKNAALILIDVQNHFDDPALGQRNNPNAEERMAELLHVWRETNRPVIHIQHISNPSLPHHPGRDIKSIVAPLPNEPVMVKQVNSAFIGTNLEGHLREAGIETLVIAGLTTDHCVSTTTRMAKNLGFDPYLVSDATATFERISFDGKRHRAEDIHHLALVSLHEEFAQVTETSKILEWLADE; from the coding sequence ATGAAAATCGCGAAAAATGCAGCATTGATCCTCATTGATGTCCAAAATCACTTTGATGATCCCGCACTGGGTCAGCGGAACAATCCAAACGCTGAGGAGAGAATGGCCGAATTATTGCACGTCTGGCGAGAGACGAATCGACCGGTCATCCATATTCAACACATCAGCAACCCTTCGTTACCTCATCATCCTGGACGGGATATCAAATCGATCGTCGCCCCTCTGCCAAACGAACCGGTCATGGTCAAACAGGTGAACAGCGCCTTTATCGGCACAAACCTGGAAGGACACTTGAGAGAAGCAGGAATCGAAACCCTCGTCATCGCAGGACTTACGACAGACCATTGTGTATCGACAACAACGCGAATGGCCAAGAATCTTGGCTTTGACCCTTACCTGGTTTCAGATGCGACCGCAACGTTCGAACGGATCAGTTTTGACGGCAAGCGGCATCGAGCGGAAGACATTCATCATCTGGCGCTGGTGAGCTTGCATGAGGAATTCGCTCAGGTGACGGAGACGAGCAAAATCTTAGAGTGGCTGGCAGACGAGTGA
- a CDS encoding nuclear transport factor 2 family protein codes for MQSAQLVLTSYFQALGSKQIDKVIELVHDEAKFIILKKEPSTKIPLYGTFHGKEGVRNYLTLLEESEQIERFVLHKLIGDQEAACAWGNFRIKVNVTGKVFESDWAIICEVEQEKIRFFQIFEDTAALEEAFDL; via the coding sequence ATGCAAAGTGCCCAACTGGTGCTAACAAGTTATTTTCAAGCATTAGGAAGCAAACAGATTGATAAAGTGATCGAATTGGTTCATGATGAAGCGAAATTTATTATTCTTAAAAAAGAGCCCTCTACTAAAATTCCTTTATACGGCACATTCCATGGAAAAGAAGGTGTTAGAAATTATTTAACCTTATTAGAAGAATCGGAACAAATAGAGAGGTTTGTCCTCCACAAACTCATCGGTGATCAGGAAGCAGCGTGTGCATGGGGGAATTTCCGCATCAAAGTCAATGTAACCGGGAAAGTATTCGAGAGTGATTGGGCAATTATTTGCGAAGTAGAACAGGAGAAGATAAGGTTTTTTCAAATCTTCGAAGATACGGCTGCACTAGAAGAAGCTTTTGATTTATGA
- a CDS encoding MFS transporter encodes MIKWKRTLWILWTANFIAVAGVSLIIPFLPLYIEELGVHHPKDVNLWSGWIFAAQSLTAVIFQPIWGAMADKYGRKVMLLRAGIGMAIMTILMGFVSAPWQLLVLRLINGVFSGFISMSISLQASVTPDEHAGNALGTLQTGQMAGRLIGPLIGGILAEAFGFRDVFVLTGMILLMASVVVMIFVDKGTPVQTEKKEYSVGSGDWRTLTPLIPIFVATTVTQIGMMSIQPILSIYTKSLYHGVHLEFIAGLVVSITGVANLIGSPLLGRYGDRIGQRKILIFSLVMSGLTFIPQAVTHDITVLLIARFLLGLFVGGMLPSLNVLVKKLAPREAQARAFGFNSSAQFLGSLIGPLLGSTVSAVYDIRYVFYITMSILFANALMLLFNRKLEQTIATKSPLLTNSTKIK; translated from the coding sequence ATGATCAAATGGAAACGAACCTTATGGATTTTATGGACAGCTAATTTTATCGCGGTGGCGGGGGTCAGTCTGATCATCCCCTTCCTGCCCTTGTATATCGAAGAACTTGGTGTTCATCATCCGAAAGATGTAAATCTATGGTCTGGGTGGATCTTTGCAGCGCAATCGCTGACGGCTGTGATATTCCAGCCAATCTGGGGAGCGATGGCAGACAAATACGGACGCAAAGTGATGCTTCTGAGAGCTGGAATTGGGATGGCGATTATGACCATCCTCATGGGATTTGTCAGCGCGCCCTGGCAACTTCTTGTTTTGCGGCTGATCAACGGCGTTTTTTCCGGTTTTATCTCAATGTCCATCTCGTTGCAGGCGTCGGTCACACCAGACGAACATGCCGGAAACGCCTTGGGTACATTACAGACAGGCCAAATGGCAGGAAGATTGATCGGCCCTCTGATCGGAGGCATTCTAGCGGAAGCATTCGGATTTCGCGATGTATTCGTCTTGACGGGGATGATTCTCCTCATGGCGAGTGTCGTTGTGATGATCTTCGTGGATAAAGGAACTCCTGTACAAACGGAAAAGAAAGAATATTCAGTTGGATCGGGCGATTGGCGAACGCTGACACCGTTGATTCCCATATTTGTCGCGACCACGGTCACCCAAATTGGGATGATGTCCATTCAGCCGATTCTATCCATCTATACGAAATCGCTTTATCATGGCGTCCATCTTGAATTTATTGCGGGGCTGGTTGTCTCCATCACCGGTGTCGCCAATCTGATTGGGTCTCCCTTGCTTGGGCGTTACGGGGATCGCATCGGTCAGCGGAAAATTCTCATTTTTTCGCTGGTGATGTCGGGCTTAACCTTTATCCCGCAGGCTGTAACCCATGATATCACCGTACTCTTGATCGCGCGCTTCCTGCTAGGACTGTTTGTCGGCGGCATGCTGCCGTCTCTCAATGTTCTTGTGAAAAAGCTGGCTCCACGGGAGGCTCAGGCCCGGGCTTTCGGCTTCAATTCGTCTGCCCAATTTCTCGGTAGCCTCATCGGCCCTCTACTGGGAAGCACGGTGTCCGCGGTGTATGACATCCGTTATGTTTTCTATATCACCATGAGTATTCTTTTTGCGAATGCCTTGATGTTACTGTTCAATCGAAAGTTAGAACAAACGATCGCTACTAAAAGCCCGCTCCTGACTAATTCTACTAAAATCAAGTGA
- a CDS encoding DinB family protein has product MSQSVIHTSKVLRQIVIGQVQAISDEQFDVQPNGFNNTIRWNVGHMIYWMDQFSTLCFDSPSFIPDHYQSLFNSGTKPSSWTIAPPSKEELLQFLSMQLSRFSELTPEILDAPLKSPFVMGPFHFDTAGELFNFALVHEGIHLGTVSSQLKAMQ; this is encoded by the coding sequence ATGAGTCAATCCGTTATCCACACGAGCAAAGTACTTCGTCAAATTGTGATTGGTCAGGTTCAAGCTATTTCCGATGAGCAGTTCGACGTGCAACCGAATGGCTTCAATAACACAATCCGGTGGAATGTGGGTCACATGATCTATTGGATGGATCAGTTCTCAACACTTTGCTTCGATTCTCCATCCTTCATACCGGATCATTATCAATCGCTTTTCAATTCGGGAACGAAACCATCTTCTTGGACGATAGCTCCCCCAAGCAAGGAAGAATTGCTTCAATTCCTCTCGATGCAACTTTCCCGTTTCTCAGAGCTGACTCCTGAGATACTGGATGCACCATTGAAATCACCGTTTGTTATGGGACCTTTCCATTTCGATACCGCAGGTGAGCTGTTCAACTTTGCTCTGGTTCACGAAGGAATCCACCTAGGTACAGTTTCCAGCCAGCTTAAAGCAATGCAATAA